TCGGAGCTCCGTTACGTGCCTGCCCGAAGAACACTGATCTTTCTCGAACAATCAATCGCAAGAGGGCTGCAAGCATTCGTCTTTGAGCCCAACGACGCAAACACTTGGCAATCCATTTGCCAAGTAACCGAATCATTTCTCCAATCGCTTTGGAGAGCAGGAGCCTTTGCGGGTCAAAGTCAAAACCAAGCGTTCAAGGTTCGCTGCGGATACGGAGTCACCATGAACATGGCCGACCTAGACGGAGGTCTTGTAAAAATCCAAGTCGGCGTGTCACTCCTGCGACCTGCGGAATTCGTAATCATGAATATCACGCTCCGGCTCAGCTCTCAATAACCCGCTGCTTGCCCATCGGACCGACTCTCCGAAGCGCCGAGATAAACCCCAGTCGCAGGATCACGCATAATAGCTTGGTATCCGCCGAAGTAATACCCTATCCCCTGCATCATCTTGTGTCTCTTGAGCGCCAGATCTCTCACCACTTCTGGCGGGATTCCAGACTCGTACAAAACCTCACCTCCATCGGTCATCTTGCCATCTGGGCCAAAAGGCTGGGTCGAGCCCATGTGGTTGACACGGGGAGCATCGCCCGCCTCCTGCAGATTCATCCCAAAGTCTTTCAGGTTCACGATAATCTGCGTATGGCCCTGCGGCTGCATTTGCCCGCCCATAACACCAAATGCGATGAGCGGCTTTCCGTCCTCAGTCACGAATGCCGGAATGATCGTGTGAAAGGGGCGTTTTCCTGGCTGATATTGATTGGCGTGCCCCTCTTCAAAGGTAAATGACGCGCCACGGTTCTGAAAGCCAAAACCAAGCTCTGGAATACAGACTCCTGATCCAAAACCGGCAAAGTTACTCTGAATGAGAGACACCATCATGCCATCTTTGTCCGCAGCACAGAGATAGATCGTCTCCCCATGCTGTAGGACTCCGGGTGCATACTCACGGGCCGCTCGCTCTGTATCGATCAAAGCACGACGCTCAGCTGCGTACTCCTTGGAAATCAACCAATCCAGCGGGATCTCGCTAAACTCCGGATCTGCGTAGTACTTCGCGCGGTCCTCAAACGCTAGCTTCTTCGCCTCGACCAAAGCATGAATATACTCCGCACTGCCAAATCCCATGGAAGCGATATCGTAACCTTCCAAGATATTCAACATCTGCAGAGCGGCGATACCCTGACCATTGGGGGGAAGCTCCCAAACATCCCAGCCTCGGTAATTTGTTGAGACGGGTTCCACCCATTCGCTTCGATGAGCAACCAGATCTTCTTTCCTGAGGTAACCATCGATTTCCTGAAAATACGCGTCAATAGTATCCGCAATTTCGCCACGGTAGAAAACGTCACGTCCCCCCTGGGCGATCTTCTCTAAGGTATTTGCTAGAGCTTCGTTCTTCCAGATTTCTCCTTTCTCTGGTCCCCTAC
This genomic interval from Pelagicoccus albus contains the following:
- the ggt gene encoding gamma-glutamyltransferase, whose product is MKLCLPLSFLFTLLCSLPIAVRGADRPQGRLWATRSEVVAQNGIVATSEPLASQVGLEVLKRGGSAVDAAIAANAMQGLVSPYVNGMGGDLFAIVWDPKTEKLYGLNASGRSPLGLTREVFEANGITESIPTYGKYSVSVPGCVDGWFELHGQFGTLSMEEILNPVIEYARKGAPITQLSSNSWKNSVRVRGTWDNQPGFLDTFSIDGRGPEKGEIWKNEALANTLEKIAQGGRDVFYRGEIADTIDAYFQEIDGYLRKEDLVAHRSEWVEPVSTNYRGWDVWELPPNGQGIAALQMLNILEGYDIASMGFGSAEYIHALVEAKKLAFEDRAKYYADPEFSEIPLDWLISKEYAAERRALIDTERAAREYAPGVLQHGETIYLCAADKDGMMVSLIQSNFAGFGSGVCIPELGFGFQNRGASFTFEEGHANQYQPGKRPFHTIIPAFVTEDGKPLIAFGVMGGQMQPQGHTQIIVNLKDFGMNLQEAGDAPRVNHMGSTQPFGPDGKMTDGGEVLYESGIPPEVVRDLALKRHKMMQGIGYYFGGYQAIMRDPATGVYLGASESRSDGQAAGY